Proteins from a genomic interval of Callospermophilus lateralis isolate mCalLat2 chromosome 1, mCalLat2.hap1, whole genome shotgun sequence:
- the Znf804b gene encoding zinc finger protein 804B, giving the protein MACYLVISSRHLSNGHYRGIKGVFRGPLCKNGSPSPDFSEKEKSTAKALEDVKANFYCELCDKQYHKHQEFDNHINSYDHAHKQRLKELKQREFARNVASKSWKDEKKQEKALKRLHQLAELRQQSECVSGSGPAFKAPRMAIEKQLQQGIFPVKNGRKVPCMKSTLLLKGKNLPRSTSDKQRFPMPSRHQLQPDRRCLFGNRIPQTSSDLSNTSHRTGVSFSFSKKVHLKLESSASVFSENTEESHDSNKSPTSKAKQTVEKCKCCRLAKEDTHPSKEKEAHISPSHLESVLHNTFSLSSKILQEKNDSIDETMENSIGIQASFSKSNFSLSDVDFPPSSKEKGTRNTLKNTSENCINYPCQAHASSNPPNMYKHSDAKVFKCLDKFSSRESSEQKSTLCLNPNSRMQNRDKSSEETERVSKDMQRLLKEEYPHDMTSKPLPFLRVQSRDGHTTLQWPVELLLFTKTEPCISYGCNPLYFDFKLSRNMKDGHNPEDLKTKLGKESLEMKTKIENHVSGLIKDQQKLILEENQSLKPKMMIANPDWENFQRKYNLGYDDSEPDNSDHNLSASNLKLKNPEVPAYLDTPLKDCVGNNNNNNNSDNELEESSRTHWQSCGRVVLNDANEDLSCPPHISRTKKHKLIHCDPHSEFEDENQFTWNSSPYIVGGHSNYGKDVSVILNSNSINTASSAPGCGNQSYKRCPPKSSLSGHSSPLDASLSSMPSLKSICSSHGPNGNSSSNLLYFCKSEDSSVERHKQKHKRHNCLYWSGEITKSNCLQSETQRDRNCKLWESFKNKKYSKHRHCHCRERYKWGKNQQFSGPKSTRIIHCESGSQVSCAEDSENPTNCQGLQHNRFGSYSRERICCLNKNKRSQESLDSPHICDLGKVKRGQCDSGTVSCLLRNCSSGPSETTELNIREGERSPLTAKSLLERVQTKRCQEQSTNFEVSSNSYKNESQAHSEIQCTFQLVSPGSNRPTLPLSEKRQYTRKRRNEEGNAVQRTSETDEVKGSQTNNFTVFADTDCDNHLTRGIIHVVADSQSPNRKKNPTTKEQSNSLISEVQPFIPNCDPVPNDFPGAFLSNRYTGITDSTETKEDQINLDVHDVSMHMNHVEGNINTYYDRTMQKHDRVEDELEECHKSLSPPLIQQPITFSPDEIDKYKLLQLQAQQHMQKQLLSKHLRVLPAPGPNAFSPASAVQTVPVHQHASITTIHHTFLQHFAVSASISSHSGHLPVAHLHPLSQSHFTPISFSTLAPTIIPAHPTFLAGHPLHFVTAAPFHPSHIALQPLPPAAFIPTLFGPHLNPATASIIHLNPLIQPVFQGQDLCHHSCSS; this is encoded by the exons AGACTGAAAGAACTAAAGCAGCGGGAATTTGCTCGGAATGTGGCTTCCAAGTCATGGAAAGATGAGAAGAAACAAGAAAAAGCACTTAAACGACTTCATCAGCTGGCTGAGTTAAGGCAGCAGTCTGAATG TGTTTCTGGAAGTGGACCAGCATTCAAAGCCCCCAGGATGGCCATAGAAAAGCAACTCCAGCAGGGAATTTTCCCAGTTAAGAATGGGAGAAAAGTACCATGCATGAAGAGTACACTTCTCCTTAAGGGAAAGAATCTCCCCAGAAGCACCTCTGATAAACAGCGGTTTCCCATGCCAAGTCGACACCAATTACAACCGGACAGACGTTGTTTGTTTGGAAATCGGATACCACAGACATCTTCAGATCTCAGCAACACAAGTCACAGGACAGGggtatcattttctttttcaaaaaaagtGCATCTAAAATTAGAATCTTCCGCATCAGTTTTCAGTGAGAACACAGAAGAAAGCCATGATAGTAACAAGTCACCCACctctaaagcaaaacaaacagtGGAGAAATGCAAGTGCTGTAGGCTTGCAAAAGAGGATACACACCCCTCGAAAGAAAAAGAAGCACACATCTCACCAAGCCATCTGGAGAGTGTTTTACACAACACCTTCTCCCTGAGCTCTAAAAttttgcaagagaaaaatgaCTCCATTGATGAGACAATGGAAAATTCAATTGGCATTCAGGCTTCTTTCTCTAAATCTAACTTCAGTCTTTCAGATGTAGATTTTCCTCCTTCCAGTAAAGAGAAAGGAACTAGAAATACATTGAAGAACACTTCTGAAAACTGCATTAATTACCCCTGCCAAGCACATGCTTCCTCCAACCCACCAAACATGTACAAGCACAGTGATGCCAAGGTATTCAAATGTCTGGATAAGTTTTCATCACGAGAATCAAGTGAGCAAAAGAGTACACTGTGTTTGAAtcccaattccagaatgcagaacCGAGAcaaatcttcagaagaaacagaAAGAGTTAGCAAGGATATGCAAAGACTTCTAAAAGAGGAGTATCCCCATGATATGACATCCAAACCACTGCCTTTCCTCCGTGTGCAAAGCAGAGATGGCCACACCACTCTCCAGTGGCCTGTAGAACTTCTGCTCTTTACAAAAACAGAGCCCTGTATCTCTTATGGTTGCAACCcattatattttgattttaaactTTCTCGGAACATGAAAGATGGCCATAATCCAgaggatttaaaaacaaaattgggcAAGGAGTCCTTGGAAATGAAGACAAAAATAGAGAACCACGTCTCAGGTTTAATCAAGGACCAACAAAAATTGATCCTAGAAGAGAATCAATCTCTGAAACCAAAGATGATGATAGCTAATCCAGATTGGGAAAATTTCCAGAGAAAATATAATTTGGGCTATGATGATTCTGAGCCAGATAACAGTGATCATAATCTTAGTGCAAGTAATTTGAAATTGAAAAATCCTGAAGTGCCTGCTTACCTTGATACACCTCTAAAGGACTGTGTaggaaacaacaacaataataataacagtgaTAATGAACTTGAGGAATCTTCAAGGACCCATTGGCAAAGTTGTGGAAGAGTAGTTCTTAATGATGCAAATGAGGATCTATCCTGTCCACCTCACATCTCTAGGACCAAAAAGCATAAACTGATTCACTGTGATCCTCATTCAGAATTTGAAGATGAAAACCAATTCACCTGGAATTCTAGTCCTTATATAGTAGGGGGTCACAGCAACTATGGGAAGGATGTCAGTGTGATTTTGAATAGCAACAGTATCAACACAGCCAGCAGTGCTCCTGGATGTGGAAACCAAAGTTATAAGAGATGTCCTCCAAAGTCATCTCTGAGTGGACATTCTAGCCCTTTGGACGCATCCCTTAGCAGCATGCCCAGTTTGAAAAGCATTTGTTCAAGTCATGGGCCCAATGGTAACAGCAGTAGTAATTTGCTCTACTTTTGTAAAAGCGAAGACAGCTCAGTTGAAAGGCACAAACAGAAACACAAAAGGCACAATTGCCTCTACTGGTCTGGTGAAATAACAAAGAGCAACTGCCTGCAGTCAGAAACACAGAGAGACAGGAACTGTAAATTGTGGGAGTcatttaagaataaaaaatattccaAGCATAGACATTGTCACTGCCGAGAAAGGTATAAATGGGGTAAAAATCAACAATTTTCAGGGCCAAAATCCACGAGAATCATTCACTGTGAGTCTGGCTCACAGGTTTCCTGTGCTGAAGACAGTGAAAACCCAACTAATTGCCAGGGACTTCAGCACAATAGATTTGGATCTTACTCAAGAGAGAGAATTTGTTGCTTAAATAAAAACAAGAGGAGTCAAGAGTCTTTGGACAGCCCTCACATTTGTGATCTGGGAAAAGTGAAACGTGGCCAGTGTGACTCGGGGACTGTCAGCTGCCTTCTAAGAAACTGTTCCAGTGGCCCTTCAGAAACCACAgagttgaacattagagaaggagAAAGGAGCCCCCTGACAGCCAAAAGCCTTTTAGAAAGAGTACAGACCAAGAGGTGTCAGGAACAATCAACAAACTTTGAAGTTTCTTCAAACAGCTATAAAAATGAATCACAGGCTCATTCAGAAATCCAGTGCACATTTCAACTCGTGTCACCCGGCAGTAACAGACCGACATTGCCTTTGTCTGAAAAAAGACAATAcacgagaaaaagaagaaatgaagaagGCAATGCAGTACAAAGGACTAGCGAGACAGACGAAGTCAAAGGTTCACAGACAAATAACTTTACTGTTTTTGCAGACACTGATTGTGATAACCATCTAACTCGAGGTATAATTCATGTGGTAGCAGATTCTCAGTCACCAAACAGAAAGAAGAACCCCACAACAAAAGAACAATCAAACTCTTTAATTAGTGAAGTCCAACCTTTTATTCCAAACTGTGACCCGGTACCAAATGATTTCCCTGGTGCTTTTCTGTCTAATAGATATACTGGTATAACTGATTCAACGGAGACCAAAGAGGACCAAATAAATCTAGACGTACACGATGTAAGCATGCATATGAATCACGTAGAGGGGAACATAAACACTTACTATGACAGAACTATGCAGAAACATGACAGAGTGGAAGATGAATTAGAAGAGTGTCATaaatctctctctccccctttaaTTCAACAGCCCATTACATTTTCTCCTGATGAAATAGATAAATATAAGCTTCTACAGCTGCAAGCCCAGCAGCATATGCAGAAACAGCTCCTGTCAAAGCATCTTCGAGTTTTGCCTGCTCCTGGGCCCAATGCCTTCTCTCCGGCCTCGGctgtacagacggttccagtccaCCAGCACGCTTCCATCACCACCATCCACCACACGTTCCTGCAGCATTTCGCTGTTTCTGCATCCATAAGTTCCCACAGCGGTCACCTCCCTGTAGCTCATCTGCATCCTCTTTCACAGTCACACTTTACTCCTATCTCATTCTCAACTCTGGCTCCAACCATTATCCCCGCACACCCCACTTTCTTAGCAGGTCACCCCCTGCATTTTGTCACAGCTGCCCCCTTTCACCCATCTCACATAGCACTTCAGCCCCTGCCCCCTGCAGCATTTATCCCTACATTGTTTGGCCCCCACTTAAATCCAGCCACAGCTTCAATCATCCACTTGAATCCTTTGATCCAACCAGTGTTCCAAGGTCAAGATCTTTGCCATCATTCTTGCTCCAGCTAG